One window of Marinomonas primoryensis genomic DNA carries:
- a CDS encoding PA3496 family putative envelope integrity protein translates to MNYFTETLTEVKTDIMHASISLENETKELSKKEEALRLLKARRAIEQHLEQKRLYHDISNGWDD, encoded by the coding sequence ATGAACTATTTTACTGAAACACTAACTGAAGTAAAAACCGACATAATGCACGCTTCCATTAGCTTAGAAAATGAAACAAAAGAGCTGAGTAAAAAGGAAGAGGCACTACGGTTGTTAAAAGCCAGACGTGCCATTGAGCAGCATTTAGAGCAAAAGCGTTTGTACCATGATATATCGAATGGTTGGGATGATTAA